In Argiope bruennichi chromosome 4, qqArgBrue1.1, whole genome shotgun sequence, a single window of DNA contains:
- the LOC129966405 gene encoding uncharacterized protein LOC129966405: MKRKLAAIQRPILLAISGAYRTTSTAALQIILGIPPLHLQLQREAKGISLYRLKNPTNNCDLQISQLEIDYKISGWTSHPSVHLEDQISLDDGPEWNLYRWIENEQGSRSSAAEFLKSTSATSTIYVDNRASNLAAKIQNPITNVPGKSLKYSKNANIKISWIKAHDGYAGNEREDRLAKQAADSDSPIQPEPYPISFIKSSLRRTMLEKWQTEWDNSESGRLIYQLLPKATQQLTPWRREEILFFTGHGPFPTYLKRFNLADEPYCTCGEVGSPLHYATECILTTSYHLTNHQLTSNRPGSPG; the protein is encoded by the exons ATGAAAAGGAAACTTGCAGCCATCCAACGGCCGATTCTACTAGCCATATCGGGTGCCTATAGAACTACCTCAACAGCAGCCCTACAAATAATCTTGGGAATTCCCCCTCTCCACCTCCAACTACAAAGAGAGGCAAAGGGCATCTCGTTATATAGGCTCAAAAACCCGACCAACAACTGCGACCTTCAAATTAGCCAACTAGAAATAGACTATAAGATTTCAGGCTGGACTTCTCATCCCTCGGTACACCTAGAAGATCAAATTTCCCTTGACGACGGACCCGAATGGAATTTATACAGATGGATCGAAAACGAACAAGGGAGTAGGAGCAGC GCCGCAGAATTCCTGAAGTCCACATCAGCAACATCTACCATCTACGTCGACAATAGGGCCAGCAACTTAGCAGCAAAAATCCAAAATCCAATAACAAATGTGCCAGGAAAATCTTTGAAATACTCtaaaaatgcaaacataaagATTTCCTGGATTAAAGCCCACGACGGATATGCAGGTAATGAGAGAGAGGATAGACTTGCCAAACAAGCTGCTGATTCAGACAGCCCTATCCAGCCCGAACCATAcccaatttcattcataaagtccAGTCTAAGGCGAACCATGTTGGAGAAGTGGCAAACGGAATGGGACAATAGCGAATCCGGAAGACTCATCTACCAGCTTCTTCCAAAAGCCACTCAACAACTTACGCCATGGAGAAGGGAAGAAATTCTCTTCTTCACAGGCCATGGCCCATTTCCCACCTACTTAAAAAGGTTCAATTTAGCAGACGAGCCTTACTGCACCTGCGGCGAAGTAGGGTCACCACTCCACTACGcaacagaatgcattttaactacatcttatcacCTAACGAACCATCAGCTAACCTCCAACAGGCCTGGTTCTCCAGGGTAG